A genomic segment from Actinoplanes sichuanensis encodes:
- a CDS encoding RNA-guided endonuclease InsQ/TnpB family protein: MPRRRDPSGPPVVHRTARVGLRLTRAQRERCFGLLRSGADVWACVLEINAWRRRRADTPMAGYQQLCKLLTQAGPGTFGELDTTGARSVLRRYSDAWFSAAARRKAGHAEVRFPRRRRGLLPVRWYHGTFDLDGRRLRLPTAAGSPPLWLRLDRLVPYPPDTVRSVTLLFDCGRLWIDVTAELPVTVYPAEQRPDPQRVAGVDPGVIHPYAVVGLHGPALLVSGRAIRAEHRMHLADTKARRRATAARAPNPGQRGSRRWRKTRRRARLVETRHRRRIRQAQHEAAKAVIGWAVDQRVGTLTIGDPRGVLDKPAGRRHHLRLRQWQIGRTLQILQDKAALAGIRTHLVDERGTSSTCPRCRTRIPKPRGRRLVCRSCRFAGHRDLAAAFTIATRTPGGAPVTPPEHIPAGAITHRRAGRHLPGAGRSRRDPRRPRAAPGSVGPRRPAPPPGESLAHPDSSERGSTTKTGPPGERSWTPH; this comes from the coding sequence GTGCCGAGACGTCGTGATCCGTCGGGCCCGCCGGTGGTGCATCGCACCGCTCGTGTCGGGTTGCGGCTGACGCGTGCTCAACGGGAGCGGTGTTTCGGCCTGCTGCGTTCCGGCGCCGACGTGTGGGCCTGCGTCCTGGAGATCAACGCCTGGCGGCGGCGGCGCGCAGACACGCCGATGGCCGGTTATCAGCAGTTGTGCAAGCTGCTGACCCAGGCTGGTCCGGGCACCTTCGGGGAGTTGGACACCACCGGCGCCCGGTCGGTGCTGCGCCGCTATTCCGACGCCTGGTTCTCCGCGGCGGCGCGGCGCAAGGCCGGGCATGCGGAGGTGCGGTTCCCGCGTCGTCGACGCGGGCTGCTGCCGGTGCGCTGGTATCACGGCACGTTCGACCTCGACGGCCGCCGCCTCCGGCTGCCCACGGCAGCGGGTAGCCCGCCGTTGTGGCTGCGCCTGGACCGGCTCGTGCCCTACCCACCGGACACCGTCCGGTCGGTCACGCTGCTGTTCGACTGCGGCCGGTTGTGGATCGACGTCACCGCCGAGCTCCCGGTCACGGTCTACCCAGCCGAGCAGCGACCGGACCCGCAACGGGTGGCCGGGGTCGACCCCGGCGTCATCCACCCCTACGCCGTGGTCGGTCTGCACGGTCCGGCGCTGCTGGTCTCCGGTAGGGCGATCCGCGCCGAGCATCGCATGCACCTGGCCGACACCAAGGCCCGCCGCAGAGCCACCGCCGCCCGCGCCCCGAACCCCGGACAACGCGGATCACGCAGGTGGCGCAAGACCCGCCGCCGCGCCCGGCTCGTCGAGACCCGGCACCGCCGCAGGATCCGGCAGGCCCAGCACGAAGCCGCCAAGGCCGTGATCGGCTGGGCCGTCGACCAGCGCGTCGGCACCCTGACCATCGGCGACCCTCGCGGCGTGCTCGACAAACCCGCCGGACGCCGTCACCACCTCCGGCTACGGCAGTGGCAGATCGGCCGCACCCTGCAGATCCTGCAGGACAAGGCCGCCCTCGCCGGGATCCGCACCCACCTGGTCGACGAACGCGGCACCTCCTCGACGTGCCCGCGTTGTCGGACCCGTATTCCCAAGCCTCGGGGCCGCCGGCTGGTCTGCCGGTCCTGTCGGTTCGCCGGACACCGCGACCTCGCGGCGGCGTTCACCATCGCCACCCGCACCCCGGGCGGCGCACCCGTCACCCCACCGGAGCACATACCGGCCGGGGCGATCACGCACCGTCGAGCCGGCCGGCACCTCCCCGGTGCCGGCCGTTCCCGACGTGATCCACGCCGCCCCCGGGCGGCACCAGGATCAGTTGGCCCGCGGAGGCCCGCCCCACCACCAGGGGAGTCGCTCGCCCACCCCGACAGCAGTGAGCGAGGATCCACAACGAAAACCGGACCACCCGGCGAACGTTCGTGGACACCGCACTAG
- a CDS encoding DUF397 domain-containing protein — translation MKLLNDGKPFKSSRSGSAGHCVQVQHLNNGTVAVSHSTDPKAGTIQYTAQERSAFLDGAKAGEFDLPTN, via the coding sequence ATGAAACTGCTCAATGACGGAAAGCCGTTCAAGTCCTCCAGGTCCGGCTCGGCCGGGCACTGCGTCCAGGTCCAGCACCTGAACAACGGGACCGTCGCCGTCTCCCACAGCACCGACCCGAAGGCGGGGACGATCCAGTACACCGCGCAGGAGCGGTCCGCCTTCCTCGACGGCGCCAAGGCCGGCGAGTTCGACCTCCCGACGAACTAG
- a CDS encoding helix-turn-helix domain-containing protein, which yields MTTTENGSSVPRRQLGRKMKELRESAGLSITEAFTALEWSRQRLWRYETGQVAVHPNDVAVMGQLYGTDPQTIEGLKELARQSKAKGWWHAYSDIPEWFELFLGMEAAASRAREFAAEIIPGLLQSPQYAKEIISRGPIRLTPEAIDERVSIRMQRQRILTRPRPAAPRRETILSEAALVRGFGPELMVDQLARVVAVTELPNVSVRVIPFGAGVHSAFQGPFVILDFPRESPVRDPEPTTVYEESPTGSLYLDKPSEVDTYSFIWADLSRVALDEFESRRLIEQKMKEWSR from the coding sequence ATGACGACGACAGAGAACGGATCTTCGGTTCCCCGAAGGCAACTCGGCCGCAAGATGAAAGAGCTTCGGGAAAGCGCCGGACTGTCGATCACCGAAGCTTTCACCGCATTGGAATGGTCCCGGCAACGCCTGTGGCGCTACGAGACGGGACAGGTTGCGGTTCACCCCAATGATGTTGCGGTCATGGGTCAGCTATACGGCACCGACCCGCAAACCATTGAAGGACTGAAGGAGTTGGCCCGACAGTCCAAGGCCAAGGGTTGGTGGCACGCCTACAGCGACATTCCGGAATGGTTTGAGCTGTTCCTCGGCATGGAGGCAGCAGCCAGCCGAGCCCGCGAATTCGCAGCTGAAATCATCCCTGGACTGCTTCAATCACCCCAGTACGCGAAGGAAATCATCAGCCGTGGCCCAATAAGGTTGACCCCGGAGGCCATCGATGAACGAGTGTCCATTCGAATGCAGCGGCAACGCATCCTAACTCGGCCGCGACCTGCCGCGCCCCGCCGGGAAACCATCCTTAGCGAGGCCGCCCTCGTTCGCGGATTCGGGCCGGAGTTGATGGTCGATCAACTGGCACGCGTAGTTGCCGTCACTGAGTTGCCAAACGTATCGGTACGGGTAATTCCCTTCGGCGCCGGCGTGCACTCCGCATTCCAAGGGCCGTTTGTGATCCTAGATTTTCCACGAGAATCGCCCGTACGCGATCCCGAACCGACAACTGTCTACGAAGAATCGCCCACCGGCTCTTTGTATCTGGACAAGCCTTCAGAGGTAGACACCTACTCGTTCATCTGGGCTGACCTGAGTAGGGTGGCGCTGGATGAGTTCGAGAGCCGGCGACTCATTGAACAGAAAATGAAGGAGTGGTCACGGTGA
- a CDS encoding DUF397 domain-containing protein → MTSTNLDGAVWHKSTRSGQDGNCVEVADNLPHVVAVRDTKDRDGGTLTFSPEGWATFLDAVKAGEFDCDTK, encoded by the coding sequence GTGACCAGCACCAACCTTGACGGTGCCGTGTGGCACAAGAGCACCCGCAGTGGCCAGGACGGCAACTGCGTCGAGGTGGCAGATAACCTGCCACACGTGGTGGCGGTCCGAGACACCAAGGATCGCGACGGCGGCACGCTGACGTTCTCGCCCGAGGGCTGGGCGACCTTCCTGGACGCGGTCAAGGCCGGCGAGTTCGATTGCGACACGAAGTAA
- a CDS encoding MFS transporter has protein sequence MTASPPDLTAGNDVTDRRTSFGRLVSALLVSQVGFYVAVITPIQLLLTLRLTAIAGDDAAGAFGVVAGVGALVALVVNPVAGRISDRTVSPLGRRRPWILGGAVGGAVALVLLGVTTEVWQVVLLWCLVQALLTFQGAATGAVVADQVPAARRGGVSGLIGMTIAVGPLVGLGMVNGFAAGSLAQWIAVAVVTALAGVIAVLLLRDVPGTATAEPWNLAALVRTFWIDPRRYPAFGWACVVRFFVTCAYAGNTYYSFYLLQRFGVSQERLGDLVLQLTLLSIVLIAVGSVVVGYLSDLLRRQKPFVVFSGVVAAIGLTLLAVAPSLTYVFVSAGLLGVGTGAFVAIDLAMCVRLLPSDTDTGRDMAIANTANALPQSIVPFIAPPLLALGGYEALFGFLAILGLLGVAAVTRVPEVGEPG, from the coding sequence ATGACCGCGTCACCCCCCGACCTCACTGCCGGCAATGACGTCACGGATCGGCGGACGTCGTTCGGTCGGCTGGTCTCGGCGTTGCTCGTATCGCAGGTCGGGTTCTACGTCGCGGTCATCACACCGATCCAGTTGCTGCTCACCCTGCGGCTGACCGCGATCGCCGGGGACGACGCGGCCGGTGCCTTCGGTGTCGTGGCCGGTGTCGGCGCCCTGGTCGCCCTGGTCGTGAATCCGGTCGCCGGCCGGATCAGTGACCGGACGGTGTCGCCTTTGGGGCGCCGGCGCCCGTGGATCCTCGGCGGCGCGGTCGGCGGTGCGGTCGCGCTGGTTCTGCTCGGCGTCACCACCGAGGTCTGGCAGGTGGTGTTGCTCTGGTGTCTGGTGCAGGCGCTGCTGACCTTCCAGGGGGCCGCCACCGGTGCGGTCGTCGCGGATCAGGTGCCGGCCGCCCGTCGCGGTGGTGTCTCCGGTCTGATCGGGATGACCATCGCGGTCGGTCCGCTCGTCGGGCTGGGCATGGTCAACGGCTTCGCGGCCGGTTCGCTCGCGCAATGGATCGCGGTCGCGGTGGTGACGGCACTCGCCGGGGTGATCGCGGTGCTGTTGCTGCGCGATGTGCCCGGGACGGCCACGGCTGAGCCGTGGAACCTAGCGGCTCTGGTCCGTACCTTCTGGATCGATCCGCGTCGGTACCCGGCGTTCGGCTGGGCGTGCGTCGTCAGGTTCTTCGTCACCTGCGCCTACGCGGGTAACACCTACTACTCCTTCTACCTGCTGCAGCGTTTCGGTGTGTCCCAGGAACGCCTCGGCGACCTGGTCCTGCAGTTGACGCTGCTGTCGATCGTCCTGATCGCGGTCGGCAGCGTCGTCGTGGGATACCTGTCCGACCTGCTGCGCCGGCAGAAGCCGTTCGTCGTCTTCAGCGGAGTCGTCGCCGCGATCGGGCTGACCCTGCTCGCCGTCGCTCCGTCGCTGACCTACGTCTTCGTCTCCGCCGGTCTGCTGGGCGTCGGGACCGGCGCCTTCGTCGCCATCGACTTGGCGATGTGCGTGCGTCTGCTCCCCAGCGACACTGACACCGGCCGGGACATGGCGATCGCGAACACCGCCAACGCGCTGCCCCAGTCGATCGTGCCGTTCATCGCCCCGCCCCTGCTCGCACTCGGCGGCTACGAGGCGTTGTTCGGATTCCTCGCGATCCTCGGCCTGCTCGGCGTCGCGGCCGTCACCCGAGTGCCGGAAGTCGGCGAACCCGGATAG
- a CDS encoding EamA family transporter, with product MSTALALAGIAAAAWGSADFLAGVGARRLPVRAILIGSELTGLVVAVVYLAVRDGPLPTEPRLLVISAIAGLLAVPAMGLVYRAMRDGSMVVVAPIAAGASLVPVGWGLLQGERLGVGGVVGAIAAMIGMTCVSWPAGPTGRRPARWRAVWCAGGAALCFGTFFVLLHEAAPGDPYIATAYVRVAGGIAGLLLLAEALVTRRIRVRAGIGRRWLLPVVVGVLETVADSTFAVAAAGVAVGAAAVIASLYPAVTVLLNTVVLRERLPAVHVCGVLAALVGVVCLAG from the coding sequence TTGAGTACGGCATTGGCATTGGCGGGCATCGCCGCGGCGGCGTGGGGTTCGGCCGATTTCCTCGCCGGGGTCGGCGCGCGCCGTCTACCGGTGCGCGCCATTCTGATCGGCAGTGAGCTGACCGGCCTGGTGGTGGCCGTCGTCTATCTGGCCGTCCGGGACGGGCCGCTGCCCACCGAGCCACGGCTGCTGGTGATCAGCGCGATCGCCGGGCTGCTGGCCGTACCGGCTATGGGTCTGGTGTATCGGGCGATGCGGGACGGGTCGATGGTCGTGGTCGCGCCGATCGCCGCCGGTGCGTCGCTCGTGCCGGTCGGCTGGGGGCTGTTGCAGGGTGAGCGGCTCGGTGTCGGTGGGGTGGTCGGGGCGATCGCCGCGATGATCGGTATGACGTGTGTGTCCTGGCCTGCCGGGCCGACCGGGCGGAGGCCGGCGCGGTGGCGGGCCGTGTGGTGTGCGGGCGGGGCGGCGCTCTGTTTCGGGACGTTCTTCGTGCTTCTGCATGAGGCGGCGCCGGGTGATCCGTACATCGCGACGGCTTATGTTCGTGTGGCCGGCGGAATCGCCGGTCTGCTTCTGCTGGCCGAGGCCCTGGTCACGCGGCGGATCCGGGTGCGGGCCGGGATCGGGCGGAGGTGGTTGTTGCCGGTGGTGGTCGGTGTGCTGGAGACCGTCGCGGACAGCACGTTCGCGGTGGCCGCCGCCGGTGTGGCGGTCGGTGCCGCCGCCGTGATCGCTTCGCTGTATCCGGCGGTGACGGTGCTGCTCAACACCGTGGTGCTGCGGGAGAGACTCCCGGCCGTCCATGTATGCGGTGTCCTCGCCGCGCTGGTCGGGGTGGTGTGTCTGGCCGGCTGA
- a CDS encoding histidine kinase has protein sequence MALVFAVRLLAPADGALTRPSAESWTTAGLRVTESAGPLHAGDLVTAVNGIPVTRTQPAFAFGDTVTYTVMRGEQTLNVPVTLFRYPIPQLLRDNLWTAPFWAAMWAVCAFVIVRRPRDRSARTLYAMGLLLFLSSLAFPYSNQIVDVVTGRLWPDLIGEVASCLLWSVLLHFATVFPEPWPRRSLRRTVVITGYLLPPLLYAAAVITAQPVDLRVLVSLSTPAANVFPFLIGAAFLTGYRFASRPEGRERMRLAVYAFGLGAALYMVLGRIPEWIIGHPLLPWNVLTTLVFAPFPVALGMAVLRYRLFDIQVILRRPLVYGLVTVGLMAAYLAVAAAIGAGESVLVAAVVALAFAPAQRYLRRTVGRLVYGSRDDPYEVLTILGQRLESASSVESVLARLVETLARTLRLSYVAVEVDGLDLPSFSHGRPSGRPLEVPLIHQSEEIGRLVLDPGPRQEPFGARDSRLLDVLARQVGATAYNLLLTTRLQQSLERTVTALEDERRRLRRDIHDGLGPTLASAGMSLELALSLLPTDPDKAIEILSGLPQTHRQALADVRRLVHGLRPPALDQLGLTAALRERATHLGGDTVEIIVAADTDIEPLPAAAEVAAYHIVSESITNVVRHAAATRCSVRLERDPNALHLEISDNGTGLPNRYRAGVGLTSIRERATELGGTAHIGAAPQGGTLISVRLPLKTVADRPSTR, from the coding sequence ATGGCCCTGGTGTTCGCGGTGCGGCTGCTCGCACCGGCGGACGGAGCCCTGACCCGTCCCAGCGCCGAGAGCTGGACGACGGCCGGTCTGCGGGTGACCGAGTCGGCGGGGCCACTGCACGCCGGTGACCTGGTGACGGCCGTGAACGGGATCCCGGTGACCCGTACTCAGCCGGCCTTCGCCTTCGGCGACACGGTGACGTACACCGTGATGCGCGGTGAGCAGACCCTGAACGTCCCGGTCACGCTGTTCCGATATCCGATCCCGCAGCTGCTGCGCGACAACCTGTGGACCGCGCCGTTCTGGGCCGCGATGTGGGCCGTCTGTGCGTTCGTCATCGTCCGGCGACCCCGTGACCGGTCCGCCCGCACCCTGTACGCGATGGGCCTGCTGCTGTTCCTGTCCAGCCTGGCCTTCCCGTACTCGAACCAGATCGTCGACGTGGTGACCGGCCGTCTCTGGCCCGACCTGATCGGTGAGGTCGCGTCCTGCCTGCTCTGGTCGGTACTGCTGCACTTCGCGACGGTCTTCCCCGAGCCGTGGCCACGCCGGTCGCTACGCCGTACGGTCGTCATCACCGGCTACCTGTTGCCGCCCCTGCTGTACGCGGCCGCCGTCATCACCGCACAGCCGGTCGACCTGCGGGTACTCGTCTCGCTGTCGACACCTGCGGCGAACGTCTTCCCGTTCCTGATCGGCGCCGCGTTCCTGACCGGCTACCGGTTCGCGTCGCGGCCCGAAGGCCGCGAACGGATGCGGCTCGCCGTGTACGCGTTCGGTCTCGGCGCCGCCCTGTACATGGTGCTCGGCCGGATACCCGAGTGGATCATCGGTCACCCGCTGCTGCCGTGGAACGTCCTGACCACTCTCGTGTTCGCTCCGTTCCCGGTCGCGCTCGGCATGGCCGTGCTGCGCTACCGGCTCTTCGACATCCAGGTCATCCTGCGCCGACCACTGGTCTACGGGCTGGTGACGGTCGGCCTGATGGCCGCCTATCTGGCGGTGGCCGCCGCGATCGGAGCGGGGGAGAGCGTGCTGGTCGCGGCCGTGGTCGCCCTCGCGTTCGCGCCCGCCCAACGCTATCTGCGCCGGACGGTGGGTCGCCTGGTCTACGGTTCGCGCGACGACCCGTACGAGGTGCTGACCATCCTCGGCCAGCGGCTGGAGTCGGCGAGCTCCGTCGAGTCGGTGCTGGCCCGGCTGGTGGAGACGCTCGCGCGTACCCTCCGGCTGTCTTATGTGGCGGTCGAGGTCGACGGCCTCGATCTGCCCTCGTTCTCGCACGGACGGCCGTCCGGCAGACCGCTCGAAGTCCCGCTGATCCACCAGAGTGAGGAGATCGGCCGTCTGGTCCTCGACCCCGGACCACGGCAGGAACCGTTCGGCGCCCGTGACTCGCGCCTGCTCGACGTCCTGGCCCGGCAGGTCGGCGCCACCGCGTACAACCTGCTGCTGACCACCCGCCTGCAACAGTCCCTGGAACGCACCGTCACCGCCCTCGAAGACGAACGCCGCCGGCTGCGCCGTGACATCCACGACGGCCTCGGCCCGACCCTCGCCTCGGCCGGGATGAGCCTCGAACTGGCCCTCAGCCTCCTGCCGACCGACCCGGACAAGGCCATCGAGATCCTCTCCGGGCTGCCGCAGACGCACCGGCAAGCCCTCGCCGACGTGCGCCGCCTGGTTCACGGGCTGCGCCCACCCGCCCTCGACCAGCTGGGCCTGACCGCCGCACTACGCGAACGCGCCACCCACCTGGGCGGCGACACGGTGGAGATCATCGTGGCGGCCGACACCGACATCGAACCGCTGCCCGCCGCCGCCGAGGTGGCGGCCTACCACATCGTCTCCGAATCGATCACCAACGTCGTCCGGCACGCCGCCGCCACCCGATGCTCGGTACGGCTCGAACGCGACCCGAACGCCCTCCACCTGGAGATCAGCGACAACGGGACCGGCCTACCGAACCGCTACCGAGCCGGAGTCGGCCTGACCAGCATCCGTGAGCGCGCCACCGAACTCGGCGGCACCGCCCACATCGGCGCGGCCCCGCAAGGCGGCACGCTCATCTCCGTGCGCCTGCCGCTCAAGACGGTGGCAGACCGGCCCTCGACCCGGTGA
- a CDS encoding response regulator translates to MPDLRVLLADDHPVFLAGMRQLVDAMPGMTVAAETTNGTDAVAAAESLALDVAVLDLHMPGLSGVEATRAITTRNPAVGVIILTMMDDDESLFAAMRAGAKGYLLKGAGPTEVAQAITAVGNGAAVFGPGIAHRLIDYFATPQRASAEQISGLTAREREILTLVADGHSNAAIAEQLFLSAKTVRNHVSNIFAKLHVADRAQAMVRARRAGLGS, encoded by the coding sequence ATGCCCGACCTTCGTGTGCTACTCGCCGACGACCATCCGGTCTTCCTGGCCGGAATGCGCCAGCTCGTCGACGCGATGCCCGGCATGACCGTGGCGGCGGAGACGACGAACGGCACCGACGCGGTCGCCGCCGCCGAGTCGCTCGCCCTCGACGTGGCCGTACTCGACCTGCACATGCCCGGCCTCTCCGGCGTCGAAGCCACCCGCGCCATCACCACCCGCAACCCCGCCGTCGGCGTGATCATCCTGACGATGATGGACGACGACGAGTCACTGTTCGCCGCCATGCGCGCCGGTGCGAAAGGTTACCTACTCAAAGGCGCCGGCCCGACGGAGGTCGCGCAGGCGATCACCGCGGTCGGCAACGGCGCGGCGGTCTTCGGCCCGGGCATCGCCCACCGCCTGATCGACTACTTCGCCACGCCGCAACGTGCCTCGGCTGAGCAGATCAGCGGGCTGACCGCCCGCGAACGCGAGATCCTGACCCTGGTCGCCGACGGACACAGCAACGCGGCCATCGCCGAGCAGCTCTTCCTCAGTGCCAAGACGGTCCGTAACCACGTGTCCAACATCTTCGCCAAACTCCACGTCGCCGACCGTGCCCAGGCGATGGTCCGGGCCCGCCGGGCCGGCCTCGGCAGCTGA
- a CDS encoding AfsR/SARP family transcriptional regulator gives MMTFSLLGPVRAGRDGQDLPVGSPQQRTILAVLLLREGMVATVEDLSAALWGESRPRTAVSVLRTYVYRMRLRLGDDVDIRTYGDGYLLNVAPEAVDVRRFRRLTDQARHAMGRGEYEEAFRDLRAAIALDRGTPLAGAVGPFVEGQRHRLAEMVGTARLDLYAAGLALGRHGEAVADLTALAAEHPLWERVHELLMQALCQGGRQAEALLRYHALRGRLADALGIDPSPTLQHLYREILLSDRVAAGAGR, from the coding sequence ATGATGACGTTCTCCCTGCTCGGGCCGGTGCGGGCCGGTCGTGACGGACAGGACCTGCCGGTCGGCAGCCCACAACAACGCACCATTCTCGCGGTGCTGCTGCTGCGCGAGGGCATGGTCGCCACCGTGGAGGACCTGTCGGCGGCGCTCTGGGGCGAGTCACGGCCCCGAACGGCGGTCAGCGTCCTGCGCACCTATGTGTACCGGATGCGACTGCGACTCGGCGACGACGTCGACATCCGTACCTACGGGGACGGATACCTGCTGAACGTCGCACCCGAGGCGGTCGACGTCCGGCGTTTCCGCCGGCTCACCGATCAGGCGCGGCATGCGATGGGCCGCGGCGAGTACGAGGAGGCGTTCCGGGACCTGCGGGCCGCCATCGCCCTCGACCGAGGCACACCGCTGGCCGGCGCTGTCGGTCCCTTCGTCGAAGGCCAGCGTCACCGGCTCGCTGAGATGGTCGGTACGGCCCGCCTCGACCTGTATGCCGCCGGGCTGGCTCTCGGCCGGCACGGTGAGGCCGTGGCGGATCTGACGGCTCTGGCCGCCGAGCACCCACTCTGGGAACGTGTCCACGAGCTGCTGATGCAGGCCCTGTGCCAGGGCGGGCGGCAGGCCGAGGCCCTGCTCCGTTACCACGCCCTCCGCGGTCGGCTCGCCGACGCGCTCGGCATCGATCCGAGCCCCACTCTGCAGCACCTCTACCGGGAGATCCTGCTCTCCGACCGTGTCGCCGCCGGGGCCGGCCGGTGA
- a CDS encoding cytochrome P450, producing the protein MITELPSPPAWPVLGHLPALARGGRPHRVLEEWCDRYGSTYRLRLPAGPAVVTADPKIVQSILRGRPHLFRREPHIIRTIEATGVHGVFTAEGTRWHADRKAANDLLAHDPHTAVTRAVTRLRDRWSARAQAGQQIPVLADLMRLSLDVTLAVSTGQDLDAVDDPDGPLQTLIPRLFPAIHRRINAPFPLPRDRNLQRLLRSARDLLPVDHFGTVITLLLAGQDTTAAAAGWSLQYLAADPEEHARVRAEADEAFRAGEFTAEAVTAGRLRYTHAAVREAVRLRPPASLTVVEAVEAVELLGEDTLVHARPGIPIWVLMAYGARRFPDAAVFRPSRWLTDRAPTDAPYLPFGGGPRVCPGRDLALLTATAAVAMTARDFDLHTSGPPRERVAFTMRPDRLTLTLTPR; encoded by the coding sequence GTGATCACCGAGCTGCCGTCCCCGCCCGCGTGGCCGGTTCTCGGCCACCTCCCGGCGCTGGCCCGCGGTGGGCGGCCGCACCGTGTCCTCGAGGAATGGTGCGACCGCTACGGCTCGACGTACCGACTGCGTCTGCCCGCCGGGCCGGCCGTCGTCACGGCCGACCCCAAGATCGTCCAAAGCATTCTCCGGGGGCGGCCCCACCTGTTCCGACGGGAACCGCACATCATCCGCACCATCGAGGCCACCGGCGTGCACGGGGTGTTCACCGCCGAGGGCACACGATGGCACGCCGATCGCAAGGCCGCGAACGACCTGCTGGCTCACGACCCGCACACGGCGGTCACGCGGGCGGTCACCCGCCTACGTGATCGCTGGTCCGCCCGGGCACAGGCCGGACAGCAGATCCCCGTTCTGGCCGACCTGATGCGCCTGAGCCTGGACGTGACCCTCGCGGTGAGCACCGGTCAGGACCTCGATGCGGTCGACGACCCGGACGGTCCGCTGCAAACGCTCATCCCGCGGCTGTTCCCCGCGATCCATCGGCGCATCAACGCACCGTTTCCCCTCCCCCGCGACCGGAATCTGCAGCGCCTGCTGCGCTCGGCCCGGGACCTGTTGCCGGTGGATCACTTCGGGACCGTAATCACCCTGCTGCTCGCCGGGCAGGACACCACCGCCGCGGCCGCCGGCTGGTCACTGCAGTACCTCGCCGCGGACCCCGAGGAGCACGCCAGAGTTCGCGCGGAAGCCGACGAGGCCTTCAGAGCAGGCGAGTTCACGGCTGAAGCCGTGACGGCCGGCCGGTTGCGGTACACCCACGCCGCGGTTCGAGAGGCGGTACGGCTACGCCCACCCGCGTCCCTGACCGTGGTCGAGGCGGTCGAAGCCGTCGAACTCCTCGGCGAGGACACCCTGGTGCATGCCCGTCCGGGGATCCCGATCTGGGTCCTGATGGCCTACGGGGCCCGTCGCTTCCCCGACGCCGCCGTATTCCGTCCGTCGCGATGGCTGACCGACCGGGCTCCGACGGACGCGCCTTATCTGCCGTTCGGCGGCGGCCCCCGGGTGTGTCCCGGCCGGGACCTCGCCCTGCTCACGGCCACCGCGGCCGTCGCGATGACCGCCCGCGACTTCGATCTGCACACCAGCGGACCGCCCCGGGAGCGGGTCGCGTTCACCATGCGCCCGGATCGTCTGACGCTGACCCTCACACCCCGCTGA
- a CDS encoding RNA polymerase sigma factor: MNGVLEPPDEHRGSAPPATPSAPADLRPQAPSADDVAAFSTFYRQEIKPLVNFLLWMGAGLVDATNIAQETMIEVYKQWPSIRRHRAWARSVASRKFGLWRFKIGHEVATEPEILSPLLPAYDNTAAWRQRQDVLRLVATLPERQQQVMAWTLDDFTPQEIAEELGITSEAVRSNLMLARRKLVARLAQEGSSE; this comes from the coding sequence ATGAACGGCGTCCTGGAACCTCCCGACGAGCACCGAGGCTCGGCGCCCCCGGCGACACCCAGCGCTCCGGCCGATCTCCGCCCCCAGGCACCGTCGGCCGATGATGTGGCCGCCTTCAGCACCTTCTACCGCCAGGAGATAAAACCCCTGGTCAACTTCCTACTCTGGATGGGTGCCGGCCTCGTCGACGCCACGAACATCGCCCAGGAGACGATGATCGAGGTCTACAAGCAGTGGCCGTCGATCCGCCGGCACCGGGCCTGGGCGCGAAGCGTCGCCTCCCGCAAATTCGGTCTCTGGCGCTTCAAGATCGGCCATGAGGTGGCCACGGAGCCGGAGATCCTCAGCCCACTGCTGCCCGCCTACGACAACACCGCCGCCTGGCGACAGCGGCAGGACGTACTGCGACTGGTGGCCACGCTTCCCGAACGGCAACAGCAGGTGATGGCCTGGACCCTCGACGACTTCACGCCGCAGGAGATCGCCGAGGAACTCGGCATCACCTCGGAGGCGGTCCGATCCAACCTGATGCTGGCCCGCCGCAAGCTCGTCGCCCGGCTCGCGCAGGAGGGAAGCAGCGAATGA